Genomic window (Flavobacteriales bacterium):
CTCTCCGAGGCGTACCGTTTGCCGTTCAAGGACCTGGACATCATGCTGGCAGCGTTCTGAGGAATGGAACGCAGACCGTGCTTCGCCGAAGCGGCTTCGCCCAGGCGCAGTGACGCTGAAAGGGCTGATCAGCACAGATAATATGGTGATCGGTGAACTCCGACACACAGACTCCTGACTCACGACTCAAAGACTCACGACTACTCTCTTTTTCCATTTTTTCAATATGTCTTTCAAACGCCGCCTCCTCCTCTTCTCCTTCGGAATCGGCTTAGGCTGCATCCTCGCTTGGGCCATCTTCGGCAGCCGCCTGGAAAACACCGACTGGATGCCCAACTACCGCGTGAAGCTCCGCCTGAAAAACACCTTGGTAAAGACCACGCCGGAAGCTGAGGCCATGCTCGCACCACTGCACCTCGACCTCACCGACCTGCGCAACGCCATGGACAGCTGCGACATCGACTTCAGCGACAGCAAGCGCAGCAAGGACAGCCTCGTGTATTACGTCCATGGCACCGTGCGTGGGCAACAGGTCCACTACATGGCGTCCACCATGCGGGATTTCAGGACGGATTCCACGGCTACGTTGGTGAGCATTCAGGCGGGTGGGCGGTAGAAACGCTGTCCCCTTCCATAGCAGCCGCAGGGTCTCGCCAACAGCCATCTCCGACCATCAGCGGACCCTGCGGTTACTTCGATCTTTTTCAGAGACTCACTTCACCTTCACAGCCCGCTTCACCACCACGGCACCGTCCAACATGAAAGTGCAGAAGTAGGTGCCCGCCGCCAGTTTGGTGGTGTTCCAACTGTAGTTGTACGCGCCCGCCTCGGCCAGTTCCTCACGCAAGGTGGCCAAGGGCTTGCCATCGCTGGTGCTCACCTGCAAGCTCACCTTGCCCGCTTTTGGCACGTAGTATTCCAGTGTGGTAAGGTCCGCTACCGGGTTGGGGATGATCAACAGGCGTTGCTCCTGGAGGTCGTTCTCCTGTGGCATGGACCCTTGTTCCGCACTTCCTCTTTGGGCCGCACCATCTTGCGCCGCGCAACATTGGTTGATCTGATCCCGTAAGTCCGTGATCTGCTGCTGCTGCGCCTTGAAGCCGGCAATGAGCAGCGGGATGAGCCCTTGGTAGTTCATAGCCTTGAAATCAATGGCAGGACTTTCTTCCGCCCCGGCGGAATCCAGCATCGCAGGTTGATGGATCGTAGTAACGAGCTCCGGTAATACCGCCTCCATCTCTTGTGCGATCAGCCCATACTGGTGTTCGGTGGGCAGGTGCATGAAGCCGAACTGGTCCTGATCGAAATCGTACGTCTTGGGGGTCAACTGCTGAAGCTTGTTCATGGCCTCATCTGTCGGCAGGTCCTCGATGTTCTGCTTCAATTGCTCATCGCTGGCAGACCACATCATGCCGGGGGTATAGGTGTACCCCGGAAAGTAGCCCGCCCATTTGCTGTGACCGTTCGGTGCGCCTGTGTTATCCGGACCGGAAGCCGATCCATATACTCCATAGCATAACGCGGCCGCATCCGTCGAAGAAGCAATGGCTCGGACCCCAAAGTTGGTGGTGCCTGCACCTCCTGTTCCAGACGTGTAGGCCCCGTAGTTGGAGCCGGTACCACCTGAAGCAACCGAGCAGGTCGCATAATTGGTGACCCCACCCGAAGCATCACCATACAGCCCATAGTTCACAATTCCGTTGCCCGCGCTGCCCCATACACCTTTTGCATTGTTCACCACGGTCCCAGCAGTCGCCGTAGCATTGCTGCGCAATCCGTACAACTGTGCGGTTGTCCCTCCCATTAGGTTCAGCGCCTTGATATATGCACCGTAGAGAAATCCGTTGTTCGCAACGTTGTTCGTCGCATCCACTTCTATGCCGTAGTTGAACAATCCCGCATTCAGGGTCTCCATTTTAAGCCCCTTGATCACAGGGGTGGATCCGGGAGGCGTGGACTGTACAAGAATGTGTGAACCGTTCA
Coding sequences:
- a CDS encoding tail fiber domain-containing protein; this translates as MKQIKQLALGACLCAAYLPMQGQVTQLNNTVTLANQYIGCDVLSNQALRFTTQLNFPHEWRTNNILRMQLNESLPGQPVNNFPNVDLSGHLGIGAPVPPQALSFLHINNNGSFFAGFRPWMRTGVSMSENTDWMYVGAKHQGEDLVDAVINWGDNKEADPTYGPDALRFIFTRTMSNINIASQMDGLELARIIPDPSGNQGYFGIGDYFTAATNPSERLDVLNGRVAIRELPTNPVSASMEAVVVNTSTGVLEHRPFPTTTGGPDCDWTPIAGAINELRTANAPAGTVGACPDQRWKVQIGTPSTAGPYRLTVGVDQTTCANCGVNGGTNVEVKSVAGSSVNGSHILVQSTPPGSTPVIKGLKMETLNAGLFNYGIEVDATNNVANNGFLYGAYIKALNLMGGTTAQLYGLRSNATATAGTVVNNAKGVWGSAGNGIVNYGLYGDASGGVTNYATCSVASGGTGSNYGAYTSGTGGAGTTNFGVRAIASSTDAAALCYGVYGSASGPDNTGAPNGHSKWAGYFPGYTYTPGMMWSASDEQLKQNIEDLPTDEAMNKLQQLTPKTYDFDQDQFGFMHLPTEHQYGLIAQEMEAVLPELVTTIHQPAMLDSAGAEESPAIDFKAMNYQGLIPLLIAGFKAQQQQITDLRDQINQCCAAQDGAAQRGSAEQGSMPQENDLQEQRLLIIPNPVADLTTLEYYVPKAGKVSLQVSTSDGKPLATLREELAEAGAYNYSWNTTKLAAGTYFCTFMLDGAVVVKRAVKVK